The Sulfurimonas lithotrophica genome includes a region encoding these proteins:
- the moaC gene encoding cyclic pyranopterin monophosphate synthase MoaC — MNLTHLDENQRPKMVDVSDKNQTTRVAVASGIIEMSQDAYDAIVSEKTKKGPVLQTAVIAAIMGTKKTSDLIPMCHPLNLSGINCDVEELPELPGFKLTVTAKLTGQTGVEMEALTGTSIGLLTIYDMVKAIDKGMVIRNVQLEEKSGGKSGDYKR, encoded by the coding sequence ATGAATCTTACCCACCTAGATGAAAACCAAAGACCAAAAATGGTTGACGTATCAGACAAAAATCAAACTACCAGAGTTGCAGTAGCTAGCGGAATAATAGAGATGAGTCAAGATGCATACGATGCTATTGTAAGTGAAAAAACCAAAAAAGGACCCGTTTTACAAACTGCTGTAATTGCGGCAATCATGGGGACAAAAAAAACAAGTGACTTAATACCTATGTGCCATCCTTTAAACCTGAGCGGTATCAATTGTGATGTAGAAGAACTACCTGAACTACCCGGCTTTAAACTCACGGTTACCGCAAAACTCACAGGTCAGACAGGTGTAGAGATGGAAGCACTAACAGGAACTAGCATCGGTCTTTTAACAATATACGATATGGTAAAAGCGATAGATAAGGGGATGGTTATACGTAATGTTCAACTTGAAGAAAAGTCGGGAGGAAAAAGCGGTGATTATAAACGATAG
- the mobA gene encoding molybdenum cofactor guanylyltransferase MobA has protein sequence MFDIPCVIFAGGKSSRMGEDKALLPFGDFNTLTEFQLNKLSKLFKNVYISCKTKDKFNFSADFIEDVKTDNVFAPTAGFIAVYEKLQCERFFAISVDTPFVDADVINKLLDADTADADADATIAKTDKGMQPMCGIYHKSMHPEFIQMLKEDNHKLGFLLKNSKTNFVYFKNDKTFLNLNNPKEYEQALKLIHNTVI, from the coding sequence ATGTTTGACATACCATGTGTCATCTTTGCAGGTGGCAAATCAAGCCGTATGGGAGAGGACAAAGCTCTTCTTCCTTTTGGCGACTTCAATACACTCACCGAGTTTCAATTAAACAAACTCTCAAAACTTTTTAAAAACGTATATATCTCTTGTAAAACAAAAGACAAGTTCAACTTTAGTGCTGATTTTATAGAGGATGTAAAAACAGATAATGTTTTTGCTCCCACGGCAGGCTTTATTGCTGTTTACGAAAAATTACAATGTGAAAGATTTTTTGCTATAAGTGTCGATACGCCTTTTGTAGATGCGGATGTGATTAATAAACTACTAGATGCAGACACTGCAGATGCAGATGCAGATGCAACGATAGCAAAAACAGATAAAGGGATGCAACCAATGTGCGGCATCTACCATAAAAGTATGCATCCAGAATTTATACAGATGCTTAAAGAGGATAATCATAAACTGGGCTTTTTACTAAAAAATTCCAAAACAAACTTTGTATATTTTAAAAATGATAAAACTTTTTTAAATCTTAATAATCCTAAAGAGTACGAGCAAGCCCTCAAATTAATTCATAATACCGTTATTTAA
- a CDS encoding 3-isopropylmalate dehydratase large subunit: MGQTITEKIFSEHVGKAVFAGEIVRSPIDMVIGNDITTPISIKAFEDNGATKLANPDGFSIVLDHFIPAKDIASANQARISRDFAKKHKLKNFFDEKDMGIEHALLPEKGLVVPGDVIIGADSHTCTHGALGAFSTGMGSTDLAFAMITGGNWFKVPESIKVVLSGKPGKYTTGKDIILEVIRMIGVDGALYRTLEFVGSTIEHLSMDDRFAMCNMAIEAGAKNGIVAYDDTTKAFLADKDLAREPKIHYSDDDANYVQILEIDVANLDPVIAYPFLPSNGHPVNKAVEDKIKVDQAFIGSCTNGRLEDLKVASEILEGKKVHEDVRLIVTPGTQKILREATKRGYIDIIVDAGGVVSNPTCGACLGGYMGILGDNEVAIATTNRNFVGRMGSRSSKVYLANSAVAAASAITGYITDPR; this comes from the coding sequence ATGGGTCAAACTATAACTGAAAAAATATTTTCCGAGCATGTAGGCAAAGCTGTTTTTGCAGGTGAAATAGTACGTTCACCGATCGACATGGTTATCGGAAACGATATTACAACACCTATATCTATTAAAGCATTTGAGGATAACGGTGCAACAAAACTTGCAAACCCTGATGGTTTTTCAATCGTACTTGACCACTTTATCCCTGCAAAAGATATAGCTTCTGCAAACCAAGCAAGAATCAGCCGTGACTTTGCTAAAAAGCATAAACTAAAAAACTTTTTTGATGAAAAAGACATGGGAATCGAACACGCTCTTTTACCTGAAAAAGGTCTTGTAGTTCCGGGTGACGTTATTATCGGTGCAGATTCACACACTTGTACTCACGGTGCACTTGGAGCATTCTCTACGGGCATGGGTTCAACCGATTTGGCTTTTGCTATGATAACAGGCGGAAACTGGTTCAAAGTTCCTGAATCAATCAAAGTAGTATTAAGCGGTAAACCTGGCAAATATACTACGGGGAAAGATATAATTTTGGAAGTTATCCGTATGATCGGTGTTGATGGTGCACTTTATAGAACTTTAGAGTTTGTAGGTAGTACGATTGAGCACTTAAGCATGGATGACAGATTTGCTATGTGTAACATGGCTATCGAAGCGGGTGCAAAAAACGGTATAGTTGCTTATGATGATACAACTAAAGCATTTTTAGCAGATAAAGATTTAGCTCGTGAGCCTAAAATCCACTACTCTGATGATGATGCCAACTATGTTCAAATTTTAGAGATAGACGTAGCTAACCTTGATCCTGTTATAGCATATCCGTTCTTGCCATCAAACGGTCATCCTGTTAATAAAGCGGTAGAGGACAAAATCAAAGTCGATCAGGCATTTATCGGTTCTTGTACAAACGGCCGTTTAGAAGATTTAAAAGTGGCATCTGAGATACTAGAGGGTAAAAAAGTTCATGAAGACGTTAGACTTATCGTTACACCGGGGACTCAAAAGATTTTACGCGAAGCTACAAAACGTGGATATATCGATATTATCGTAGATGCAGGCGGTGTAGTTTCAAATCCTACATGTGGTGCTTGTCTTGGCGGATATATGGGGATTTTAGGTGACAATGAAGTAGCTATTGCAACGACTAACCGTAACTTTGTAGGACGTATGGGTTCACGCAGTTCAAAAGTTTACTTAGCAAATTCTGCAGTAGCCGCAGCATCGGCTATAACGGGTTATATTACAGACCCTAGATAA
- a CDS encoding NifS family cysteine desulfurase: protein MQVYLDNNATTMCDPLVVDAMLPFFSELYGNPNSLHKFGTATHPAIKKAIDQVYTALNAGDNDDIIFTSCATESNNWVLKSVYHDLIQHGEKNHIITTEVEHPSVLATCRALEDDGVKVTYLPVNEDGVVEAHTVKSFITERTALVSVMWASNETGSIFPIKEISEVCQEKGVLFHSDAVQAIGKIPVDLTDVKVDFVSMSAHKFHGPKGVGALYIRNSRKLSPLLNGGEHMGGRRSGTLNVPYIVGMGKAIELATTNIEEKMASIRAKRDRLEDAILELDDTFVVGKRENRTPNTILISIRGVEGEGMLWDLNNGQIGASTGSACASEDLEANTVMLAIGADNELAHTGIRLSLSRFTTDEEIDYTIDHFKKAVLRLRGISSSFAKQKPTAGGEVKECELHHH, encoded by the coding sequence ATGCAAGTTTATTTAGACAATAATGCTACTACTATGTGTGATCCATTAGTAGTAGATGCTATGTTGCCGTTTTTTAGTGAGTTATACGGAAATCCAAACTCGCTCCATAAATTTGGTACGGCTACACACCCAGCGATTAAAAAAGCTATAGATCAGGTTTATACGGCATTAAATGCAGGTGATAATGATGATATTATTTTCACTTCATGTGCGACGGAATCTAACAACTGGGTTTTAAAATCCGTATATCACGATTTAATTCAACACGGTGAAAAAAACCATATAATTACAACCGAAGTTGAGCACCCTTCAGTTTTAGCTACCTGTAGAGCTTTAGAAGATGATGGCGTAAAAGTTACTTACCTTCCGGTAAATGAAGACGGTGTAGTTGAAGCACATACTGTTAAGAGTTTTATTACCGAGCGTACGGCATTGGTATCTGTAATGTGGGCATCAAATGAAACTGGTTCAATCTTCCCTATTAAAGAGATAAGTGAAGTTTGCCAAGAAAAAGGTGTATTGTTTCACTCGGATGCAGTTCAGGCAATAGGTAAAATACCAGTTGATTTGACAGATGTTAAAGTTGATTTTGTATCTATGAGTGCTCATAAGTTTCATGGACCAAAAGGTGTCGGAGCTTTATATATTAGAAATTCACGCAAATTAAGTCCGCTTTTAAACGGCGGTGAACATATGGGCGGACGCCGCTCAGGTACGCTAAATGTTCCTTATATCGTAGGTATGGGTAAGGCAATTGAGCTTGCTACAACAAATATAGAAGAAAAGATGGCTTCAATCAGAGCAAAAAGAGATAGACTAGAAGATGCTATTTTAGAGTTAGATGATACATTTGTAGTGGGTAAACGTGAAAACCGTACGCCAAATACAATCTTAATATCTATTAGAGGTGTTGAGGGTGAAGGTATGCTTTGGGACTTAAATAACGGTCAAATCGGAGCTTCAACGGGTTCTGCTTGTGCATCTGAAGATTTAGAAGCAAATACTGTAATGTTGGCTATCGGAGCTGACAACGAACTAGCTCACACGGGTATCAGGCTTTCACTTTCTCGTTTTACGACTGATGAAGAAATAGATTACACTATAGACCATTTCAAAAAAGCGGTTTTAAGACTTCGTGGAATTTCCAGCTCGTTTGCAAAACAAAAGCCGACAGCAGGTGGAGAAGTTAAAGAGTGCGAGTTGCATCACCACTAA
- a CDS encoding iron-sulfur cluster assembly scaffold protein gives MAKADLFGDSLWDAYSNKVTTLMNNPQHQGEIFQEDVDKRGNKLIVADFGAESCGDAVRLYWEVDPKTDTIIDSKFKSFGCGTAIASSDVMTQLCIGKTVQEAVKITNIDVEMALRDDPDTPAVPPQKMHCSVMAYDVIKKAAGMYLGVDSESFEEEIIVCECARVSLKTVQEVIRLNDLTTVEQITDYTKAGGFCKSCIKPGGHEAREYYLVDILADVRREMDEEKMKAAADAGAKGDFETMTLVQQIKAIDAVIDESVRQYLVMDGGNMEVIDIKTNDENIDVYIRYLGACNGCASSTTGTLYAIESTLKEKLSKKVRVLPI, from the coding sequence ATGGCAAAAGCAGATTTATTCGGTGACTCACTTTGGGATGCATATTCTAACAAAGTAACGACACTGATGAATAATCCCCAGCATCAGGGTGAAATTTTTCAAGAAGATGTAGATAAACGTGGCAACAAACTTATTGTTGCAGATTTCGGTGCGGAGAGTTGTGGAGATGCAGTAAGACTTTACTGGGAAGTTGATCCAAAAACAGATACGATTATAGATTCTAAATTTAAATCTTTCGGCTGTGGTACGGCTATCGCTTCAAGTGACGTTATGACTCAGCTTTGTATAGGCAAAACTGTTCAAGAAGCCGTTAAAATTACAAATATCGACGTTGAGATGGCTCTACGTGACGATCCGGATACTCCGGCAGTTCCGCCTCAAAAGATGCACTGTTCGGTAATGGCATATGATGTTATTAAAAAAGCTGCAGGTATGTACCTAGGTGTAGATAGCGAGAGTTTTGAAGAGGAAATCATTGTTTGTGAATGTGCAAGGGTTTCACTTAAAACGGTTCAAGAAGTTATCCGTTTAAATGACTTAACTACGGTTGAGCAGATAACCGACTATACAAAAGCGGGCGGTTTTTGTAAAAGCTGTATTAAACCAGGTGGACATGAAGCAAGAGAGTACTATCTTGTAGATATTTTAGCAGACGTAAGGCGTGAAATGGATGAAGAAAAAATGAAAGCAGCTGCCGATGCAGGTGCTAAGGGTGATTTTGAAACAATGACTTTGGTGCAACAGATTAAAGCCATAGATGCAGTTATAGATGAATCTGTTCGTCAGTACCTTGTAATGGACGGCGGAAATATGGAAGTAATCGATATCAAAACAAATGATGAAAATATCGATGTATATATTCGTTATCTTGGTGCTTGTAACGGTTGTGCAAGTTCGACTACGGGTACATTGTATGCGATAGAATCAACTCTAAAAGAAAAACTAAGTAAAAAAGTAAGAGTACTTCCAATTTAA
- a CDS encoding HpcH/HpaI aldolase/citrate lyase family protein, producing the protein MIDYIDLGATLFVPSTHKNLPQILKREKYPNLKSIVIDAEDGINDDELEDAKNIINNILKNYQKTNLLVFIRPRDTKDLKEFLTYTNIDKIDGFILPKFSLDNADAYLELLSKSKHSFMPSIEGSELFDTDALKELREKISNYKERVILVRFGLEDMLRQLSMKRSCEYSIFDYTVCASVLGNFLAVFKSSGFAVSGGVYPCFENKKSFIKDVKRDLKEGLFSKTIIHPSQINLVHDIYKVSELELQDAKKILDEHRAVINLDGKMGEVKTMSPYSKEIIKRAEVFGVK; encoded by the coding sequence ATGATTGATTATATAGACCTTGGTGCAACACTGTTTGTACCAAGTACTCATAAAAATCTCCCCCAAATTTTAAAACGCGAAAAATACCCAAATTTAAAAAGTATAGTTATAGATGCAGAAGATGGCATCAATGATGATGAGCTTGAAGATGCAAAGAATATTATAAATAATATACTAAAAAACTACCAAAAAACAAATCTTTTAGTTTTTATCCGTCCAAGAGATACAAAAGACTTAAAAGAGTTTTTAACATACACAAATATAGATAAAATAGATGGTTTTATCCTTCCAAAATTTTCATTAGATAATGCAGACGCTTATTTAGAACTTCTAAGTAAGAGTAAACACTCATTTATGCCTTCTATTGAAGGAAGTGAGTTATTTGATACGGATGCACTAAAAGAATTGAGAGAGAAGATATCAAACTATAAAGAGCGTGTAATACTTGTACGTTTTGGTTTGGAAGATATGTTAAGACAATTAAGTATGAAAAGATCTTGTGAGTACAGCATCTTTGATTATACCGTATGTGCATCCGTATTAGGAAATTTTTTAGCGGTTTTTAAAAGCTCGGGTTTTGCAGTAAGTGGCGGAGTTTATCCGTGTTTTGAAAATAAAAAGAGCTTTATAAAAGATGTAAAAAGAGATTTAAAAGAGGGGCTTTTTTCTAAAACAATAATCCATCCCTCACAAATCAATTTAGTTCATGATATTTATAAAGTATCTGAGTTAGAACTACAAGATGCAAAAAAGATATTGGATGAACACAGAGCAGTTATAAATTTGGATGGAAAAATGGGTGAAGTAAAAACCATGAGCCCTTATTCAAAAGAGATTATAAAAAGGGCTGAGGTTTTCGGGGTTAAATAA
- a CDS encoding LapD/MoxY N-terminal periplasmic domain-containing protein → MTLFKQIAIMLSIFLIIILSTVLILNFQSANDGVQKRLFEDAKNTASSLSLSLGSANGDITMMSTMINANFDSGNYQFISLEDIDGKTVYSRKADIQNINAPDWFINLVNIKAPIASANVSAGWSPIGILNVQSDISYAYSQLYSILKNLIISFSILTIIALVVLYLLIHAVLKPLKQVQLQAEAVARNEFITQTNIPNTKEFKDVVVGMNTMVQKVKVMFDKGNEELKRQKELEYIDPDTKLKNRKYLIDKLPSYLKIDASSKGGILMMVAVSGVIEANEKIGHRDVDGLFCEIAEIFNSFAGNYFNSIVARMNGTEFSILLPDCNDEEATDLAQAIRDSINEAIEKKGLETDVTFVSIGLYEYNYTQNIAKLLSLSDNALAQAKFSDSKIHLDHAQSATEVMGRDAWREIINKAIERNGFEFLSYKAVDTRTKKDVHNALSISMSVDSQTYSFGQFMAPANQAGYGHDIYNKILEMIFIQPDMRLKDSTCSLRLPYDYLDSKETYLHMLKLFESHASKLPFKLIFEMPDKLISQESETIAQYKELFEKYGFEMAVFEFIGESHDYKYLQDLRPAYIKGEVDYYLNQSEQSLSALRLITDSVGISLIATGAMNMETLEELKKKDIYIVQGRVTEIL, encoded by the coding sequence ATGACACTCTTCAAACAAATAGCAATAATGCTCTCAATATTTTTAATTATCATTTTATCAACCGTTTTAATCCTAAATTTTCAAAGTGCAAACGACGGTGTACAAAAGAGATTGTTTGAAGATGCAAAAAACACCGCTAGCTCTTTAAGCTTGTCTCTTGGCAGTGCAAACGGCGACATCACTATGATGTCAACTATGATAAATGCAAACTTCGACAGCGGTAACTATCAGTTTATCTCTTTAGAGGATATAGATGGTAAGACCGTATATAGCAGAAAAGCCGATATTCAAAATATCAATGCACCCGACTGGTTCATAAATCTTGTAAATATAAAAGCACCAATTGCTAGTGCCAATGTATCTGCCGGCTGGAGCCCGATAGGGATTTTAAATGTTCAAAGCGATATATCTTATGCATATTCACAACTATACTCTATACTCAAAAATCTTATAATATCTTTTTCTATTCTTACTATAATTGCTTTAGTCGTATTGTATCTGCTTATTCATGCCGTTTTAAAACCTCTAAAACAAGTTCAGCTTCAAGCCGAAGCCGTAGCTAGAAACGAGTTTATTACTCAGACAAACATACCAAATACAAAAGAGTTTAAAGACGTAGTGGTCGGAATGAATACCATGGTTCAAAAAGTCAAAGTGATGTTTGACAAAGGTAATGAGGAGCTAAAACGCCAAAAAGAATTGGAGTATATAGACCCCGATACAAAACTTAAAAACAGAAAATATCTTATTGACAAGTTACCTTCATATTTAAAAATAGATGCTTCTTCAAAGGGCGGCATACTTATGATGGTAGCAGTCTCCGGTGTAATTGAAGCCAATGAAAAAATCGGTCACAGGGATGTGGACGGACTTTTTTGCGAAATTGCCGAAATATTTAATTCTTTTGCCGGCAATTATTTTAATTCGATAGTTGCACGTATGAACGGTACGGAATTTTCTATTTTACTACCTGATTGCAATGATGAAGAAGCTACGGATTTAGCTCAAGCTATAAGAGACTCTATAAATGAAGCTATAGAAAAAAAAGGTCTTGAAACCGATGTAACGTTTGTCTCTATAGGTCTATATGAATACAACTATACACAAAATATAGCTAAACTCTTATCTTTATCCGATAATGCATTGGCACAAGCCAAATTTAGCGACAGTAAAATTCATCTTGACCATGCACAGAGTGCTACAGAGGTTATGGGTAGGGATGCATGGCGTGAAATTATAAATAAAGCAATTGAGAGAAACGGATTTGAATTTTTGTCCTACAAAGCAGTTGATACAAGAACAAAAAAAGATGTCCATAATGCCCTTAGTATATCTATGAGTGTTGATTCTCAGACCTACTCTTTTGGTCAGTTTATGGCGCCTGCAAATCAAGCCGGATACGGTCATGATATTTATAATAAAATACTTGAAATGATATTTATACAGCCTGATATGAGACTAAAAGATTCAACTTGTTCACTTAGACTTCCATATGACTATTTAGATTCAAAAGAAACTTATCTTCATATGCTAAAACTGTTTGAATCTCATGCATCCAAACTACCTTTTAAACTGATATTTGAAATGCCTGATAAACTTATATCTCAAGAGTCGGAAACTATTGCACAGTATAAAGAGCTGTTTGAAAAATACGGTTTTGAAATGGCCGTATTTGAATTTATCGGTGAAAGCCACGACTATAAATATTTACAAGACCTGCGTCCTGCTTATATAAAAGGTGAGGTAGATTATTATTTAAACCAAAGTGAGCAAAGTTTATCGGCTTTAAGACTTATTACCGATTCTGTAGGAATCTCATTAATTGCTACCGGTGCTATGAATATGGAAACGTTGGAAGAGTTAAAGAAAAAAGACATATATATAGTACAGGGTCGTGTTACGGAGATACTATAA
- a CDS encoding YceI family protein, translating to MKFLVLSIILVLSLFAGELKLQSGSVMGLTSVLGDSKIDPKNDNLLTNLSIDGDDITTLKGTISVEMALFKSQNADRDENMLETLEVEKFTKSIYTIQSVEDTKAPSVYILKGELDLHGVKKALDFNATITQDDMILSIDAKSKINVEDYGIEMPCLLGFTMCVDENVEINGVAVFNK from the coding sequence ATGAAGTTCTTAGTTTTATCTATAATTTTGGTTCTATCTCTGTTTGCAGGTGAACTTAAACTACAAAGCGGTTCTGTTATGGGACTAACAAGTGTATTGGGTGATAGCAAGATTGATCCTAAAAACGACAATCTACTAACAAATCTTTCTATTGATGGAGATGATATAACTACACTAAAAGGTACTATATCCGTGGAGATGGCTCTGTTTAAAAGCCAAAATGCCGATAGAGATGAAAATATGCTTGAAACTTTAGAAGTTGAAAAATTTACAAAAAGTATATACACTATACAAAGCGTTGAAGATACAAAAGCTCCAAGCGTATATATTTTAAAAGGTGAACTTGACCTGCACGGGGTTAAAAAAGCACTTGACTTTAACGCTACGATAACACAAGACGATATGATTTTGAGTATAGATGCGAAGTCAAAAATTAACGTTGAAGATTACGGTATAGAGATGCCTTGTTTACTTGGATTTACTATGTGTGTAGATGAAAATGTTGAAATAAACGGTGTTGCGGTATTTAATAAATAA